ACTTGTTCGAGGAACATTTCACGAAGCAGGCGAACGCCTTTGTCAGACTCGCAAAGAAGCTCCTTCGTGCGATCGGAGATCGCGCCCTGCGCGATCCAGGCGGCCATGTCCTGCGTCGCATGGGCATCGAGGTCTTTCCACTTGATCTCGCCCATGCGATTTGGATCTTCGATGGGGACCGGAATGTGGAAATACGGGACCTTATCTTGTTTTGCGACGTCCCCCGGCTTGAGCCAGTGCGCCCTGATCAGAAAATAGGTGAAGTGTGCATCGTCAACTGGAACGCGGATTTGCAGGTCATTGACGGCGCGAGCAAAGTTTGGAAATACAACCTGGATCCCAATCCGCCAGTCCACGTCATCCTTCGTACGATCCCCGTATACTGCCCGCCTCAGGATACCAAGATTGTTCCGCTCGTAGAGCATCTCCTTGAGGCGCGCGCGATCTCCGTCGCCCTTGTGTTCGCCAGGCCGCCAGAAGCGCTTCCGTAAATCTGGCCTTCCCTGCCTCTCCAGAACGTAATCGGAGAATGCGACATGCAGCCAATCCAGGTGATCCTGATCGACCGCGTTCTCCATGCTTTGAAACCAATTGCAGGGCAAAGTTGCATAAGCGATTTCGTGAAGGACGTTCTCCTCCGTCATCAAATCCCACATGGGCAGCTCTGGCGCCGGAAGGGGCCCTAAGTACGCAAACACAGCACCGCAAGCTACTCGGACAGGATACGCTTTCAATTTTACTTTCTCGCAGTACGGATGCCCTCGGTCCTTTTCGGCGGGCTGTTCCAAACATTGCCCATTCTCGTTGAAGCGCCAGCCGTGATACGGGCAGCGCAACCCGGATTCTTCCGGCACACCCAAGACCAAATGAGCGCGACGGTGCGCGCAAAGACTGTCAATCAAACCCAGCGTGCCTGAACGGTCCCTGTAGAGCACAAGATCCTCTCCCAACAATCGGATGGATTTGACCGGGTTTTCATCCAGCTCGGCCGCTGCTGCGATCGGGTACCAATAGCGGCGCAATAATTCGCCCCCTGGTGTTCCGGGGCCCACCTGGGTGAGCATTTTGTTTTCTTCAGCGGTCACCATTCGTCATTCTCCCTCATCAAAATCCTTGAGTTCGCGCCCTGGGGTGCGAAGCCTGCACCGGCATACTGGCTACTGTATTCACTTTTTAGGTGACAGACAAGTGCATGGGGTGTATTCAGCCGGCAGGGCGGAAAGCTATTCCGCCGCAGTTAGGCACAACACTCCGCCGATGGGCGCCAATCCAGGCGGGGAGCCCACACAGGAAGCGGCTTTGCCGCAACAACTGATGCTAGATCTGCGCGTAAAATCTACGACCTGGGAAGCTCCCAACATCATTTCGTATGAGCTTAGATCCACCGACGGCTCATCGTTGCCTGAATTCACCGCGGGTGCCCACATCGATTTGAAGCTCCCCACCGGCGTAATGCGGAGCTATTCCTTGCTTAACCCTCAGGGGGAGAGGGACAGGTACATAATTGCCGTACAAAAGGATCGGATGAGCCGGGGAGGTTCGAAGTGGATACATCAAAATCTTAGGGCCGGCGAAGTACTTTCCACTTCCGGTCCGCGCAATAATTTCCGACTTCTGGAAGAGGCCGACAAGTCGGTCCTCATTGCAGGCGGTATAGGTATCACCCCTATGCTAAGTATGGTCGAACGCCTCAAATTCTTAAAGAAAGACTGGGAGCTGTTCTTCTGCGCTCGTACGCGTAATTCCACGCCCTTTGTGGAAAAGCTTCAATCTGACGCGCGCGTCCGATTTAATTTTGACAGGGAACGAGGGGGCAGCATGCTCGACATGGCGACCCTAATCAGTTCATACGACCTCCACACGCACTTTTATTGTTGTGGCCCTCTATCTATGCTCGAGGCATTTGAAACAGCCACTGCACATCTTCCTCGCGAGCAGGTTCACGTTGAATATTTTACGGCGGCAGAGCCTCCTGCTACCGCGGGAGGCTTTAAGGTTGTTCTGGCTAAGTCGGGTCGCGAAATCGACGTCCCTCCTGGCAAGACTATTCTCGATGCTTTGAACGATGCTGGAATTGTGACACCGTATTCCTGCGCCGAAGGAGTTTGCGGGACGTGCGAGACCTTTGTTCTCGAAGGTATTCCTGATCATCGAGACCGAATTCTTACCGAGGCCGAGAAGACGTCGAACAAGAAGATGATGATCTGTTGCTCGGGATCCAAGAGCGAGCGACTTGTCTTAAACCTCTAATGAGCAGAGCAAATTCGAACCTACCTCGCCAAAAGAGCGCTGTAACAAGGTCACGACGCCCTTTTGCTAGCGAGGTTAGAGCTTCACTGTTACTCCGCTATACAGCGACGATTCCGTACAGCTAAACTCAAACCCTTAGTGCGGCGACCTAATCGACTGATGCGTCGCCGTCGATTGCGGGCCAGCGCCGATATGCGTCCACGTCTCAAGCTGACTCTCTGAAATTGCCGCGCTATCCTCCTAGACAAACAACCTTTTCAAATCCGCATCCTGCTTCCCGAACGACTCCGCGCCCCGTTGCCTGAGAATGTTGAGCTTTCGCTGGTCATGCTCGAACAGATCCGTCGCCATTTCGGGCCGGCCGAATGTCTCGCTGACGCGCACCGTTGGCAGGTGCCGAAACAGGACATATCGAAGCTGGTCCATTGACTGCGTATTGATTTCGAGCGTCCGTTGCAGAAGCAGGACGCTGAGCAACCGCTGCGTCCATTTGGTCGAGCTGTACCAAGGACATTTCCGAGACGGATAGCGTCCGGCCAGGCCGACGACCTGATCTCCGCAGTAGAGTCTGGGTCCGACCCGCTAGCGTATTGTTGCTCGGACGAGAACGATCTCCGCGCAAGCGATCAGAACCCTAGCTCGAACTGGGGACCAGTTCATATCATGGGGATTGGCTGGCGTTTTGCATATAGCTTGCAGCACATCCCAGTGCTCAACGAAAACCGTCCTTATCGCGAAAAATGTCGACGAACGGCTGATCCCGCCCACGTCCAGGATCTAGAAGTCGGTAGTGAACCATAGGGGCGAGAACGAAATTGAACGGCGAGCGCCATAGTGTCGGTGCATTGGCCAAGCGCTCGAAGGTCGCAACCAGTGTCTCCTTCACGCCAAAAACCGCGTCGGAGTCGATATAGAAGTCGTCGCCCACAAAGGTGTGCGTGACCAGCCTCTGGAAGCCTTCGGCTGTCACCAGATAGTGCATGTGCGCCGGACGGTAAGGATGCCGACCGAGACGTGCAAGCATTTGACCCACGGGGCCATCATCGGGGAGCGGATAGGATACCGGCTTGATGCCGACGAAGCTGTATCGTCCGTCCGAACCCGTGACAAAGATACCTCGATTGTTCCACTTCGGCTGCGTGTCTGGCTGCTGCACATCGTAGAAACCGTCAGCATTGTCTGACCAGACGTCGAGTCGCGCTCCCTCGATCGGGCGGCCGTCGAGATCGAGGACACGGCCTTCAAACAGACAGCTTTCGCCCTTGCAGTCGAGTGATATCGTATCGCCCATAGCTCGCACCGGCGCCCCCTCTACATAGAAAGGTCCGAGCACGGTGCTTTCGGTCGCCCCCACGGGGCGTCTATTATTGATCGCGTCGATCAGCATTGAGAAGCCCAACGCGTCTGACAGAAGGATAAACTCCTGCCGCTCACTGGTGCAGATCTTGCCCGTACGCGTCAGGAAGTCGATACCGGTCTCCCACTCCGCCTGGGTCATTTGTGTTTCCTTGGCGAAGGCATGGAGATGGCGGACGAGGGCGCTCATCATCTGCACCAACCGCGGATCGATATTCCTGCCCATCCGCGCGTTGACGGTTTCCACTGAATTTTCCTCGACGAAATAGGACGACACGTTGGCCACTCCCTTGTACCTTTCGAAGCGTTGGCTTAATGCGGGTGCGACCCCTCCCAGGCCTTCTGCAGAAGGCCTCGAATGTCCCCTCTCTCGA
This genomic interval from Bradyrhizobium sp. NP1 contains the following:
- a CDS encoding Rieske 2Fe-2S domain-containing protein; the encoded protein is MVTAEENKMLTQVGPGTPGGELLRRYWYPIAAAAELDENPVKSIRLLGEDLVLYRDRSGTLGLIDSLCAHRRAHLVLGVPEESGLRCPYHGWRFNENGQCLEQPAEKDRGHPYCEKVKLKAYPVRVACGAVFAYLGPLPAPELPMWDLMTEENVLHEIAYATLPCNWFQSMENAVDQDHLDWLHVAFSDYVLERQGRPDLRKRFWRPGEHKGDGDRARLKEMLYERNNLGILRRAVYGDRTKDDVDWRIGIQVVFPNFARAVNDLQIRVPVDDAHFTYFLIRAHWLKPGDVAKQDKVPYFHIPVPIEDPNRMGEIKWKDLDAHATQDMAAWIAQGAISDRTKELLCESDKGVRLLREMFLEQVQVVASGKDPLNVFRDPGEAKSISVPHVEDEDNWGYQQTQLRSRARTANKWSPVLTELIRKYFDEQEASEILKDPVH
- a CDS encoding PDR/VanB family oxidoreductase; this encodes MHGVYSAGRAESYSAAVRHNTPPMGANPGGEPTQEAALPQQLMLDLRVKSTTWEAPNIISYELRSTDGSSLPEFTAGAHIDLKLPTGVMRSYSLLNPQGERDRYIIAVQKDRMSRGGSKWIHQNLRAGEVLSTSGPRNNFRLLEEADKSVLIAGGIGITPMLSMVERLKFLKKDWELFFCARTRNSTPFVEKLQSDARVRFNFDRERGGSMLDMATLISSYDLHTHFYCCGPLSMLEAFETATAHLPREQVHVEYFTAAEPPATAGGFKVVLAKSGREIDVPPGKTILDALNDAGIVTPYSCAEGVCGTCETFVLEGIPDHRDRILTEAEKTSNKKMMICCSGSKSERLVLNL
- a CDS encoding dioxygenase; this translates as MSSYFVEENSVETVNARMGRNIDPRLVQMMSALVRHLHAFAKETQMTQAEWETGIDFLTRTGKICTSERQEFILLSDALGFSMLIDAINNRRPVGATESTVLGPFYVEGAPVRAMGDTISLDCKGESCLFEGRVLDLDGRPIEGARLDVWSDNADGFYDVQQPDTQPKWNNRGIFVTGSDGRYSFVGIKPVSYPLPDDGPVGQMLARLGRHPYRPAHMHYLVTAEGFQRLVTHTFVGDDFYIDSDAVFGVKETLVATFERLANAPTLWRSPFNFVLAPMVHYRLLDPGRGRDQPFVDIFRDKDGFR